A genomic region of Alnus glutinosa chromosome 11, dhAlnGlut1.1, whole genome shotgun sequence contains the following coding sequences:
- the LOC133881607 gene encoding transcription factor bHLH95 — translation MSGERRGGGGGHGSVLWENQSWAFSNSDNSGGSEEKTGKKVQGSSSNSQTEIGVEGAPPPPPNKKRSRGGVSENGKGSGGGGGEGKEGGESDHEIHIWTERERRKKMRNMFANLHALLPQLPAKADKSTIVDEAINYIKTLQNTLQKLQRQKLERLQGAATFGFELQPSIMASASASQKLSYNSREAFLADQGSSNNLATAATSSSNSLSLLQYPVIFQTWTSSNVILNICGDEAQISVCSPKRPGLLTTICYVLEKHKIEVVSAHIGSDCNRSIYMIQAHVTGASDQFQEAAFPVEEIYKQAAGEIMLWVSP, via the exons ATGTCTGGggaaagaagaggaggaggaggaggccaTGGAAGTGTGTTGTGGGAAAACCAGTCATGGGCTTTTTCGAATTCTGACAATTCTGGTGGGAGTGAAGAGAAAACGGGCAAGAAGGTACAAGGGTCTAGCTCGAATAGCCAGACAGAGATAGGAGTAGAAGGggcgccgccgccgccgccaaATAAGAAGCGGAGCCGAGGTGGTGTGAGCGAAAACGGGAAAGggagtggtggtggtggtggtgaaggAAAAGAAGGTGGTGAATCAGATCATGAGATACATATatggacagagagagagaggaggaagaagatgaggaaCATGTTTGCTAATCTTCATGCTTTGCTTCCTCAACTTCCTGCTAAG GCTGACAAGTCCACCATCGTGGATGAAGCGATAAACTACATCAAAACCCTACAGAACACTCTCCAGAAGCTACAGAGGCAAAAGCTAGAAAGGCTTCAAGGTGCCGCAACTTTTGGCTTTGAGCTGCAGCCATCTATCATGGCCTCGGCCTCGGCCTCACAAAAGTTATCATACAACTCGAGGGAGGCATTCTTAGCTGATCAAGGATCTTCAAATAATCTGGCCACGGCTGCAACAAGTTCTTCAAATTCACTTTCACTGTTGCAATATCCTGTGATCTTTCAAACATGGACTTCTTCCAATGTCATCTTGAATATTTGCGGTGATGAAGCACAAATTAGTGTTTGCTCGCCTAAGAGGCCTGGACTCTTGACCACCATTTGCTACGTGTTGGAGAAGCATAAAATAGAAGTGGTATCCGCTCATATTGGCTCAGATTGTAATCGGAGCATCTACATGATTCAAGCACAT GTAACTGGGGCTTCTGATCAGTTCCAAGAGGCTGCATTTCCTGTGGAAGAAATATACAAGCAAGCTGCGGGAGAGATAATGTTATGGGTCTCTCCCTGA